The genomic DNA CCAGTACACTCCGCACCACTGGGCCGTGCGCGACGCCGTGCAGCGCGGCGAGCTAGGGCCGGTCCGGCTGCTGAATTCGGTTCATTCCCATGTGGAAGATGATCCGGAAGCCTGGCGCCTACAGCAGGAGATGGCGGGCGGCGGTCCCCTGCCGGACATCGGGCTTTACAGCCTCAATACCGTGCGCTTTGTGCTGGGGCAGGAGCCGCTGTGGGTCGAAGCCGCCCTGGAACAGCCCCAGGATGTGGGCGATGACCCCCGCTTTCAGGAGGTGGAGCGCAGCATCAGTTTCCGGCTAGGATTTGCGGGCGGCGTCCTGGCCGACTGTCAGGCCAGCTACGCCGCGCTGGACGTGAACACTTTCCGCGTGCTGGGCGAACTCGGGCACGCCGCGCTGGACCCGGCTTTTCAGTACAACGATCTGGACCTGACCCTGACCACCCAGCGGGGCCAGCAGCAGCCGGACTTTCCTGAATACGACCAGTTCACGCTGGAAATGGACCACTTCGCGCAGTGCATTCGCAGCGGGGCGCAGCCCTGGACCCCCGGCGAGGAAGGCGTGCAGGACCAGCGTCTGATGGCTGCCATTTACGAGTCGGCCCGGCAGGGACGCCGCGTGGAGCTGGACGCTCCGCAGGGCCGCGATGTGTTCCGCGGCACCCCACCCGAGGTGCCGGGACGGACGGCGCCGCAGGAAACGGTGCTGCCCGGCTAAGGAAGGTGTCCTCCCACTTCAGCTGAACGACAGATACATCTGCACGATGTTGTTCACGTAGTTGCGGGTCTCGGGAATGGGCGGCACGCAGCCGCAGGCCGCCACCCGTGCCGGGCCCGCGTTGTAAGCGGCCAGGGCCAGCTCGATGCGGCCAAAGCGCTGGTACTGCTGGCGTAGGTAGCGGGCACTGCCGCGCAGATTCTGTTGGGGATCGTAAGGGTCGACACCCAGACTGTGGGCGGTCCCCGGCATCAGCTGTCCTAGCCCGATGGCTCCGGCGCTTGAAAGCGCATTCTGGCAAAAGCCCGATTCATGCCATACCAGCGAGAACAGCAGGGTTTCAGGCACGCCCTCGGCGCGGGCCGATTGCCGCAGCCAGTCGGAATATTCCTGTGGCACCAGAATCTGCCGCTGCCCGGCGTTGTAGGCCAGCTGACCGCGTTCGTGCGGGGCGCAGGAATTCCAGCCGCGCTGCACCGGCGCTATCTGCATGGGGGTGGCGGCACTCTGGGCCTGAGCCGCGCTGCCCAGGCCCAGCAGGCCAGCCAGGATCATACTTACCTTCCACTTCATACCGGCTCTTATAATCCCAGGTTTTGCACGGCTCTGTCACAGCTGCCCGGCGCTGACCCCCGTAGAATGCCTGCCATGACTTTCCCCGTGCGTGTGCTGCTGTTCGCCCATCTCAGCCGTCAGGTGCCCGAGCCCGAGTTTGCCGCCGAGGTGCCGCAGGGCGCCACGGTCCGCGACCTGGCCCGGCAGCTGCAGCAGCAGCAGGGGCTGGACCTCAGCGGCTGCATGGCCGCCGTGAACGAGAACTACGCTGCCCCTGACACTGCCCTACACGCCGGCGACGAGGTGGCTTTTCTTCCGCCGGTGGCTGGCGGCTCGGATATAGAGAATGAACAGGAGCCAGGGCTGACCGCCGTGCAGGTCACGGCCGAACCCCTGAGCCTGGCGCA from Deinococcus sp. Marseille-Q6407 includes the following:
- a CDS encoding lytic transglycosylase domain-containing protein, which codes for MILAGLLGLGSAAQAQSAATPMQIAPVQRGWNSCAPHERGQLAYNAGQRQILVPQEYSDWLRQSARAEGVPETLLFSLVWHESGFCQNALSSAGAIGLGQLMPGTAHSLGVDPYDPQQNLRGSARYLRQQYQRFGRIELALAAYNAGPARVAACGCVPPIPETRNYVNNIVQMYLSFS
- a CDS encoding Gfo/Idh/MocA family protein, translated to MTEKHPPQTSSTASTHARPDGRIGYAIVGVGQLTQDELIPSIRESDQAYLAALVTSAEDKAEAFEISPLRPEDIYAYEDFEQLADRGDIQAVYIVLPNALHREYVERAARMGKHVLCEKPLASTPEDAKAMVQSCREAGVLLMTAYRCQYTPHHWAVRDAVQRGELGPVRLLNSVHSHVEDDPEAWRLQQEMAGGGPLPDIGLYSLNTVRFVLGQEPLWVEAALEQPQDVGDDPRFQEVERSISFRLGFAGGVLADCQASYAALDVNTFRVLGELGHAALDPAFQYNDLDLTLTTQRGQQQPDFPEYDQFTLEMDHFAQCIRSGAQPWTPGEEGVQDQRLMAAIYESARQGRRVELDAPQGRDVFRGTPPEVPGRTAPQETVLPG